From the genome of Fervidobacterium sp.:
AAATCACAAAACCTTTTAACTTTTCTGCTTCTGAGATAGTGTTAACACCAACAAGATGGACAATAAAATATCCTTGTGCCTTCCTAACTTTTTCAAACTTTATAACAACAGCTTTCTTTTGAGTTTCGTTATAGGCCAACGCCTCTGTCAACTTTCCAACGAGTTCAGGCATGTTGGAAAATATATACAATTTCATATCACCACTAAGTCCATGGGTATTGCTCAATATTCCGAACGGAACTTTATCCATTAGAAGATCTTCTATCCTTTTCATGATAATCACCTTAAGACCTTAAGAATAAATTCAGAATCTTCTGACATGCTTGATAGTAATATTTTAATTGATTTAATAGTTCTTCCATCTTTTCCAATAACCTGTCCCACATCATCCGGATGAACTGAAATATCGAACACCTTTTTTCCGTCCTCTTCGTATTCAACGACCACTACATCATCTGGATGTTTTACAATAGATCGGAGGACGTACTCAAGGAAATCTCTCACGTTTATGCCTCCTCATATCATACCTTTTTAGATTTTGCAGCTTCAAGTTTTTCATACAGCCCAAGTTTTCCAAGCAACTTCGAAACAGTTTCGCTTGGTTGAGCACCCTTGAGCATCCATTCAACAGCCTTTTCAATGTCAACCTTTACTTCGTAAGGTTCCTTTAGCGGATTGTAATAACCTAAGCTCTCAATATAAGCACCATCTCTCTTTTTCCTCTGGTCAACTACAACAATCCTATAAAATGGTTGTTTCTTCTTTCCCATGCGAGTAAGCCTAATCCTAACCACTAACAACACCTCCAGTTTTCTTCAATTTAAAAGATTAAAACTACCATTTAAAACCTCTTAGTCCAAATGGAACCTTACCTTTTTTAAACATCTTCATGAGCTTTTTCATCTCTTCATAAGATTTTAGAAGTTTATTTACATCTTGTACGCTCGTACCGCTTCCCATTGCAATTCGCTTCTTTCGGCTCGCGTTTATAATATCTGGATTATTCCGTTCTTCTGGCGTCATAGAGTTTATTATAGCTTCAATACGTTTAAGTTCTTTTTCACTTGTGTTCAAATCAACCTGTGGTGCCCCTGGTAGTGCTTCAAGCACTTTGTCTATTCCCAGCTTTTTAATCTCTCTTATTTGTTCCTTAAAATCTTCAAGCGTGAACTCTGCACGAATGAATTTTTGACCCATTTTTTCCATCTTTTCCTTATCAAGCTCACGCTCTACTTTTTCGATCAAAGACAAAACATCGCCTAGCGCAAGAATTCTATTTGCTATCCTATCTGGATAAAACTCATCGAAATCGTCTATTTTCTCACCAACACCTACGAACTTTATAGGTTTACCTGTAATATACCTTATCGTCAGAATAACTCCACCTCGGGAGTCACCGTCCAATTTAGTAACAACAAATCCAGTTATTCCAAGTCTGTCATTAAAAGCCTTACCAGAGTTTACAGCATCCTGACCTGCCATTGCGTCTACGGTAAGCAGAATTTCATCGGGCTCGACTAACTCTTTCACCTTTTCAAGTTCTTGCATCATCTCATCGTCTATATGCAACCTTCCAGCGGTATCAAGTATCACAACATCATATCCACTATCTTTGACCTGTCTTTTTGCCTCTTCAACAATCTTTATGGCATTCTTTCTGTCACCCGTTATAACTGGTACACCTATCTTTTTGCCAAGAGTTTCAAGTTGATCAATCGCAGCAGGTCTATATGTGTCTGCTGCAACCAGTATTGGATGTTTTCCATGCTTTTTAAGGTAATTTGCTATTTTAGCTGCACTTGTTGTTTTTCCAGTACCTTGTAAACCCACCATCATAATGTAAGCTGGCCTATGTATCAATTTAAACGGTTCTTTCTCACCCAGCAGTTTGACAATTTCATCTCTTATTATCTTGATAAACATCTGATCAGGTGTAAGGGATTTTAGCACCTCTTCTCCAAGTGCTCTCTTTTTTACATTTTCGACAAACTCTTTAACCACCTTATAATTCACGTCGGCAGCGAGAAGAGAAGTCTTAACTATTTGTAGAGCCTCTTCTATATTCCTCTCAGTGATTTTTCCTTTCCCCGAAAGAATTTTAAAGGCATTAGACAACTTGTCTCTTAAACCTTCAAACATGCCCTCACCTCACGATTTTCACTCACGAATAATATAATACTATAACAAGCAAGAAAATCAATTAACTTGCCACTGCTAATGTAAACATTGAGAAAACATAAGATTAATTTCATGTTGAAAATTGGTGGTATGTTAACTTAACACACACATTGGTTGTTACTTTTTTGTAAGATTTATAGTTGAAGGAATATTTACAATTTTATGATAGAATAAAAATACGGTCTATTTAACAAATCAGTTTCTGGATAATTTAAGGAGGAGATGTTGATTGCTGTTTTACATAAACCTATATACATTTCTCATTGGCATATCGAAAGCTGCATATACTGCGTTATTTAATCTTTACCTACGTTCAGCCTCATATGGTAATCAGGTGGTTGGGAAGGCTACATTCTATTATTCTTGGGGAATAGCCATAGGTGGTCTTGTATTTTCAAGTATTTCAGACAGAATAGGAAGAAAAACTACATTATTGTTAACTATGCCTTTGTTCTCATTTTTTGGATTCTTAAGACTATATCCAATGCCCGTTTTTTGGTTATATCTTTTTTCATTTTTATTTGGATTTTTTGACACATCTATAATTATACCAACTATCTCTGTTATAGAGGGCTCAGATGAAAAGAAAAAGTTGAGAAATTCAAACATTAACTTTGCCATTGTTATGCTAACTGGCGTAATTGGTTATCTTGGTTCTGGTATTCTTTCTGAAAAGGTAGGTCTAAAAGAAAGTTTGAAAATATCGATGTTAATTTCTGTAGTTTCTCTGTTGCCTTTGTTGAAACTTCCAAAAGTAACAGTAAATCTGAAAAAAGCTGCACCAGTTTTAAACTTAGTACAATTGGTGATACTTATATATTATTTTACTTCCAGTGCTCTTGTAAGTGCTGCTGCTGGAGTTTTTATCAACTTTGGAAACGTAATTTTTTTGGATTTGTTTGCCTTTTCTGCACCGGTAATTACGCTGATATTGACAATATCTCAGTTGTCAACAGCAATAACCTCCGTTTTTTCACACAAATTGACAAAAAAGCTTGGATTTAAATTTTCATTGTTTTTCTTCTATCTCTTGGTAACCATATTGATCTTTACAATGCCTGCAATTATGAACAAACCTGCTTACTTTACGCTTGCTTATGTACTTAGGTATGTTCTTTTAAACATAACAACTCCTACTTTTACTGTCTTTTGTTTGTCTTATCTCCCAAATTCTTTCCTTGCAACATTCTCCGGGGTAAGTTATTTATTAAATAACATAATGC
Proteins encoded in this window:
- a CDS encoding MFS transporter encodes the protein MLFYINLYTFLIGISKAAYTALFNLYLRSASYGNQVVGKATFYYSWGIAIGGLVFSSISDRIGRKTTLLLTMPLFSFFGFLRLYPMPVFWLYLFSFLFGFFDTSIIIPTISVIEGSDEKKKLRNSNINFAIVMLTGVIGYLGSGILSEKVGLKESLKISMLISVVSLLPLLKLPKVTVNLKKAAPVLNLVQLVILIYYFTSSALVSAAAGVFINFGNVIFLDLFAFSAPVITLILTISQLSTAITSVFSHKLTKKLGFKFSLFFFYLLVTILIFTMPAIMNKPAYFTLAYVLRYVLLNITTPTFTVFCLSYLPNSFLATFSGVSYLLNNIMRATSAQIFSHLSNDKTTNYSQLFFTTGIFYLTNTLLTLFTFIVVNVISQRNINLQISLALPKRKRRKVLIVSKINKPTKSSVHYHSHLVNRKR
- the ffh gene encoding signal recognition particle protein, giving the protein MFEGLRDKLSNAFKILSGKGKITERNIEEALQIVKTSLLAADVNYKVVKEFVENVKKRALGEEVLKSLTPDQMFIKIIRDEIVKLLGEKEPFKLIHRPAYIMMVGLQGTGKTTSAAKIANYLKKHGKHPILVAADTYRPAAIDQLETLGKKIGVPVITGDRKNAIKIVEEAKRQVKDSGYDVVILDTAGRLHIDDEMMQELEKVKELVEPDEILLTVDAMAGQDAVNSGKAFNDRLGITGFVVTKLDGDSRGGVILTIRYITGKPIKFVGVGEKIDDFDEFYPDRIANRILALGDVLSLIEKVERELDKEKMEKMGQKFIRAEFTLEDFKEQIREIKKLGIDKVLEALPGAPQVDLNTSEKELKRIEAIINSMTPEERNNPDIINASRKKRIAMGSGTSVQDVNKLLKSYEEMKKLMKMFKKGKVPFGLRGFKW
- the rpsP gene encoding 30S ribosomal protein S16, whose product is MVRIRLTRMGKKKQPFYRIVVVDQRKKRDGAYIESLGYYNPLKEPYEVKVDIEKAVEWMLKGAQPSETVSKLLGKLGLYEKLEAAKSKKV
- a CDS encoding KH domain-containing protein — translated: MRDFLEYVLRSIVKHPDDVVVVEYEEDGKKVFDISVHPDDVGQVIGKDGRTIKSIKILLSSMSEDSEFILKVLR
- the rimM gene encoding ribosome maturation factor RimM (Essential for efficient processing of 16S rRNA); this encodes MKRIEDLLMDKVPFGILSNTHGLSGDMKLYIFSNMPELVGKLTEALAYNETQKKAVVIKFEKVRKAQGYFIVHLVGVNTISEAEKLKGFVIYLDRSFFPKSKDGEYYFFELLKCEVYDESGNLIGVIEDIIETGSNDVIVVRKEKQEMLIPVIERYVKRIDKEGKKVYVKVPEWLE